In the Halalkalicoccus sp. CGA53 genome, AAACTCACTTCCTGGAGAACCTGACTTTGTAGTTCCAAATACGGAGCCATACGAAGTGATTGGTGAGGTCCGGGTGATACAGCCTCGGGATTACAAAAAAAGATTCAAAGAATTTGGTTCAGAGGCCCGGGCTGCGGAGATCCATTTCCCCAATGCGAAGTTTGTAGCCGTTGCGCATGTTGGGCGGCAGATAGAGCGACGAAACAGAGCGGAATTACGTAAGATGTTGTATGAATCCAGTGCGGCTGAAATCCATGCTGCTTTTTTCCAAGACGAATTAAATCTTCTAGTCAATAAATTAGAAGAATGGGGGATCTCACGAAGCAAGCGATGAAGCCGGTCACACTCGAGTGATATATACATTTAAGTACTAAGGGGCAGCAGTTTTAGCAGATGAAAGGGCATGTTCCAACCCCACCTGAACTTGCAGATTCGATGGTAGAGAAGCTCTTCTCAATTCGCACTCCGAAAGAGGGCGATCGGGTTCTCTATCCCGGAATGGGAACCGGACCGTTTGTTGCAGCCGTTGAGCGGTTTTGCGAACGTGAAGGCATGGCAGTGCCCGATGGTATTGGAGTCGAACTCGATCCGGAACTGCTCGCCGAGTCACAAGAACTTCACGCCGAACGTACAGTGGATATTATGGAACGTGATTTCCTTCGCGATCTCTCTGATTTGGACTCATTCGAATATATCATTGGAAACCCACCATATGTTCCAATAGAAGACCTTGACGAGAAGGAAAAAACGCGATACAAAGGTGGATTTGACACCGCTACCGGTCGATTCGATCTCTATGCTCTCTTTTTTGAACAGGCACTCACGAAGCTCACTGACGATGGTGTTCTCGTCTTCGTTACACCGGAGAAGTTCGAATATGTAGGTAGTGCAGCGCCACTGAGAAAGCTTCTTCAATCGTACTCAATCGAGGAGATCGAGCATGTGGCAGAAGACTCGTTTGATGGGGTCACTGCTTATCCGACGATCACCACGATCACGCAAGAAGGCTCAGAGGAGACTCGGGTCGTTCGTCGAGACGGCACCTCTTCGTCAGTTGTTCTGCCGAAAGATGGGTCCAGTTGGGCGAGTCAGATACGGGGAGTAGATCTTTCTGACCTCGAGACAGGCGTGACGCTTGGAGAGGTCTGTAGCCGAATTAGCTGTGGTGTCGCCACTGGAGCAGATGGGCTTTTTGTCCAGAACCGGGAGGAAGTTCCACCGCAGCTTCTCGATGAGTGGACGTACCCCACCACATCGGGAAAGCAGCTTCAGTTGAACGACGGCCCCGATTGCGGAAGCGTGTTCATCTCTCCATATGCCAAAGATGGTTCGCTTATCGATGAAGACGAGTTAGGTGATTTCGGCCAATGGGCCGAGATGCACAGAGACCGTCTCGAAGATCGATATTGCTATCAAAACGGTCACCGAGCGTGGTACGCCTGGCACG is a window encoding:
- a CDS encoding Eco57I restriction-modification methylase domain-containing protein codes for the protein MKGHVPTPPELADSMVEKLFSIRTPKEGDRVLYPGMGTGPFVAAVERFCEREGMAVPDGIGVELDPELLAESQELHAERTVDIMERDFLRDLSDLDSFEYIIGNPPYVPIEDLDEKEKTRYKGGFDTATGRFDLYALFFEQALTKLTDDGVLVFVTPEKFEYVGSAAPLRKLLQSYSIEEIEHVAEDSFDGVTAYPTITTITQEGSEETRVVRRDGTSSSVVLPKDGSSWASQIRGVDLSDLETGVTLGEVCSRISCGVATGADGLFVQNREEVPPQLLDEWTYPTTSGKQLQLNDGPDCGSVFISPYAKDGSLIDEDELGDFGQWAEMHRDRLEDRYCYQNGHRAWYAWHERPPLDDILQPKILCQDIAKEPKFWIDESGEVVPRHTVYYLIPEDHVDHRELAEYLNGPEARVWLEANCQRAANGYYRLQSKVLKELPVPREFGAEYQATLV